In Rutidosis leptorrhynchoides isolate AG116_Rl617_1_P2 chromosome 2, CSIRO_AGI_Rlap_v1, whole genome shotgun sequence, one genomic interval encodes:
- the LOC139889448 gene encoding EPIDERMAL PATTERNING FACTOR-like protein 6, producing the protein MAPASTYLLGFRVVVTVFFILSLTLSYSISGNTENQSKEVSGFGDDDEGLAPSFRQNTKILGSRPPGCVNKCWNCRPCEATLVIPPHPKMMNYKSQSHWEDNYYLLSWRCKCGDKIFHP; encoded by the exons ATGGCACCTGCAAGTACCTACCTACTTGGTTTCAGGGTAGTTGTCACAGTCTTCTTTATCTTATCTCTCACTCTTTCCTATTCCATTTCAGGTAATACTGAAAACCAGTCTAAAGAGGTGTCTGGATTTG GTGATGATGATGAAGGGTTGGCTCCAAGTTTTAGGCAAAACACGAAAATATTGGGATCAAGGCCACCAGGGTGTGTGAATAAGTGTTGGAATTGTAGGCCTTGTGAGGCTACTTTGGTAATTCCACCACATCCAAAGATGATGAATTATAAGTCTCAATCTCATTGGGAAGATAATTACTATCTTCTTTCATGGAGATGCAAATGTGGTGACAAAATATTTCATCCTTGA